Part of the Oscillospiraceae bacterium genome, GCCTTGCCGGGACACAAAATTGCTGCGCCAACTGCACACTTTATTTTCCGACAGACCCTTATCGCAAGGCGGCCATGCAGGCCTGCGGCGCCGGCGTCCGCTTTCGCCGCGGAGCAGATTGAAAAAAGACCGCAAATCTGGTACAGTAAGGGGTATGGACGCACGAAACGCGCCAGACCCCACTTTTTACGGTTGAATTTGGTAAAAATTGGTATATTTATGGAACTTGAAGTCGGCGAAAGGAATTGCGAAGCGGTGATGAACAGACTTGAGGATCTCCTGCCCACATTGCGCAAGCCCGCCCGCTATGTGGGCGGCGAATACAATGCCGTCATGAAGAACAAGGACGCGGTCGAGCTGCGGGTGGCCTTTTGTTTCCCCGACACGTACGAGATCGGTATGTCACACCTCGGGACACGCATTTTGTATGGACTCATGAACGAGCTGGACTTTGTCTGGTGCGAGCGGGCGTTTGCTCCCTGGACGGATATGGAGACCATGCTGCGGACGGAGCGCCTGCCGCTGTGGGCGCTGGAGAGCGGCGACCCGCTTTCGGCCTTCGATGTGTTGGCCTTCACGCTGCAATATGAGCTTTCCTATACCAATGTGCTGAACATGCTCGATTTGGGGGGGCTGCCCATACGTGCGGCGGACAGGGACGATGCTGCGCCCTTAGTCATTGCCGGCGGCCCCTGCGCCTTCAACCCGGAACCCATGGCGGACTTCATCGATCTGTTTGTGATTGGGGAGGGGGAGGAGGTCACGGCGGAACTCATGGATTTGTTCCGCGCGCGCCGGCGTCACGGCTGGTCCAAGGCCGAGACGCTGCGCCGGGCCGTATTGCTGGAGGGTGTGTATGCACCCTCGCTGTATGCGGTATCTTATCGGGAGGACGGCGCCGTGGCGGCCGTGGCGGCGCAGCCCGGCGCGCCCGCGCGGGTGACAAAGCGCATTGTGCGGGACCTAGACAGTGTGTATTTTCCCGTCAAACCGCTGGTGCCAAACACCGAGGTGGTACACGACCGGATCATGCTGGAGCTCTTTCGCGGCTGCATCCGGGGCTGTCGTTTTTGCCAGGCGGGGTTCACGACGCGTCCGGTGCGCACCCGCTCGGTGGAGACGCTGGTGCGGCAGGGTCTCACGTCGCTGGCCGCCACCGGGTACGAGGAAATCTCGCTGACATCGCTCTCGACGAGCGACTACCGGCCGCTTGAGGGTCTGTGCGACGCTCTGCTAGGCGAGTGTCAAAAGCGCCGAGTGGGGCTGTCTCTGCCTTCACTGCGGGCCGACTCCTTTTCGCGCGCGCTGATGGAGCGGGTGCAGTCGGTGCGCAAGAGCGGCCTGACCTTTGCCCCCGAGGCCGGGAGTGCCCGTCTGCGGGATGTCATCAACAAGAACCTGACGGAGGAGGACCTGATGCGCGCCTGCGGCACCGCCTTTGAGGGCGGGTGGAACCATGTAAAGCTTTATTTCATGTGCGGGTTGCCCACAGAGACCGATGAAGATCTCGCCGGCATTGCGGACCTGGCCCACAAGGTGTATGCGCTGGGCCGTGCCACGGCGGGTCGGGCGCGCGGCGTGGGCGTCACGGTGAGCACAGCCTGTTTTGTGCCAAAACCCCACACGCCGTTTCAGTGGGAGGCGCAGGACAGCGTAGCGGTCTTTGCCGAGAAGCAGGCGTTCTTGCGCGCCCGGCTCAGAAAGCAGATCACCTTCCGCTGGCACGCCGCCGACACGAGTTTTCTGGAGGGCGCGTTGGCCCGCGGCGACCGTCGGGTGGGCGCGGCGGTGGAGGCGGCCTGGCGGAGCGGCTGCCGTCTGGACGGCTGGAGCGAGTGCTTCTCGTCGGAGGCCTGGCACAAGGCCTTTGCGTCGTGCGGGCTCTCACTGGCCTTTTATGCGGCCCGCACGCGCGCCGAGGACGAGGTGCTGCCTTGGGCGCACATCTCCGCCAGTGTGGACAATGCGCACCTGTGGCGGGAACGGACGCGCGCCTACGCCGGCACGGCTTCGCCGAACTGCCGGGAACATTGTCTCGGTTGTGGGGCATCCCGTCTGCTCGCGGGGGGTGTCTGTGATGGATAATCTTGTAAGCCCTGGGGTGCACACGCCGGACGATGCCAGAGCGGAGCCGGCGGTCCGCCGCAAAATGCGGCTGTTGTTTGAAAAGACGGGACCCGCCCGGCTCATCTCGCACCTCGACCTGATGCGTACGCTGCAGCGCGCCTTTGCCCGGGCCGAACTGCCGCTGGCCTTTTCAGAAGGATTCAATCCGCATCCGTACCTGTCCATCGCCCGTCCGCTGTCGGTGGGGGTGGAAAGCCGGTACGAGCTGCTGGATTTCGGTTTGGCTGATGCGGTGGATCCGGATGCGCTGCCGGCGTGCCTGAACTGCGTGCTCCCCGCCGGCGTGCGGGTGCGGCGCGCCTACCCGGCGTCGGAGGGCCGGAAATCTTTCGTCGACATCGCCTGGGCCGGTTATGAGATCCGCCTTGCATGGGGCCGCTCGGCCGCCCACGCGGCGGATGGCCTGCGCGCCCTCTTTGCCGGGGGTCCGCTGCCCGTCCTGAAGAAGAGCAAGCGGGGAGAGCAGACGATTGACATCGCGCCGCTGATCCGGCTATTTGCGCTGACGCCGGAGGAGGAGGGCCTGCTGTGTATGGACGCGGTGCTGGCGGCGGGCGCCGCCTCCTTGAATCCGTCGTATGTCCTCGAGGCCATCCGGCGTCACGCCCCGGCGCTGTGGCCGGACCGTCAATCGGTGCTCCGCGTTTCCCTGCTGGACGCCGACGGGACGCTGTTCGTATAAAGGGCGGTCAGGGGACCTCGCTCTCCTGCGCCCGGTAAGCGGCCTCCAGTTTCCCAAGCGCCTTCTTCTCCAGCCGCGACACATAGGAGCGGGATATATGCAGATGGACCGCCACTTCCCGCTGTGTCAGCGGACAGGCCCGGTGCAGGCCGTAACGCAGTTCGATGATCTCCCGTTCACGGTCGTCCAGTGTCTCCTGCACGAGGCGGCGCAGTAACACGGCGCTCTCCGCCTTCTCCATTTGTTCCAACACCAGGTCGTCGGCCGACAGCACATCGATCAGTGCCAGCGCGCCGCCTTCCTTGTCCGTATCGATCGGTTCGCTCAGGGAGATCTCCCCGGCGCGGCGGCGCTGGCGGCGGAAGTACATAAAAATTTCATTTTGGATGCATTTACAGGCATAAGTGGGCAGCTTGACATCCCTTTCCGGCCGGTAGGACGAAATGGCCTTGATGAGGCCGATCGTACCAATGGAGAGCAGGTCGTCCTGATCCGACGCGGTGGTGTAATATTTTTTGAACAAACCAAGCGAAAGGATATTTTGAGTTGATTTGTTTGCAAACAAATCAACAGACCCTTAATATGACTCCAACGTTTCTACCGCCCAAAGCGGAAGATTCAACAGCCAGTCGTCCTGCTTATAATCCGCCATAGAGGTACGAATGGACACAGTTGGATTGAACTTCTCCCGGTATGCCTTTAAACTTTTTGCCTGCAAATTGACCTCGGCTTTGACCTCGATGGGGATGATGACGCTGCCTGTATCGACGACGAAGTCTACCTCGGCGGTACCGTGCTCGGCCGTCCAGTAGTGTGTTTGGATGCCTTTCAGCGTTTTGAGCTGCTGCAACACGTATTGCTCGGTCAGCGCGCCCTTGAATTCCCGAAACAGCTTGTTGCCGTCCAAAAGAACACCCTGGCGAAGCCCCACAAGACAGGAGAGCAGCCCCACATCCACCAAAAACAGCTTGAACGCTTTTAGATCCTCGTAGGCCTTTAGGGGCAGGTGAGGGGCGGTAACCCGATGCACCTTGTGGACAAGCCCGCAGTCGGTCAGCCAAAGCAAGGCGAGTTCATATTCCTTCGCCCGCGCGCCCTCTTTGACGAGCCCGTACATGAACTTCTTGTTTTCCCGGGTCAACTGCGCCGGAATGCTGCTCCAGAGCATCCGGATGTGCGGCACCACTTCGTTGGGTGCGTGTTTGGAAAAATCCTGCTCATAAGCGGCGAGAATACGCTGCTGAATCTCTCGGACTTCATTAAAGTCCCTGTTCTCACAAAAACTCAGCACCACCTCCGGCATACCGCCCACATAGTAGTAGTGCTTCAACAGGTCAATATAATCCTGTTTAAAGGTGACAGCCATCTCAAAATCGCCTTTTTGCAGCAGCGCTGCAAACTGTTCCTTGCCCATTGCCGCCATAAACTCAAAAAATGACAGTGGACACAAGTCGAGAAACTCCACTTTGCCCACGGGGAACGACGTGCCTTTGTGCAGCGCCACGCCCAGCATGGAACCGGCGCAGACAATCTGATATTGCGGCGCGTCCTCATCGAAATATTTCAGGCTGGTCAGCGCCCTTGGTACCTCCTGCACCTCATCGAAAATCAGCAGCGTGTTTTCAGCATCGATCTTGTGCCCGGCGTAGAGCTCCAGGCCGGTCGTCAGACGATCGATTTCTAAGCTGCCCTCAAATAGATTCTTCATCCGTTCGTTGTTGTCAAAGTTGATGTAGACCACCTTGTCATAGTAGGCGGCCCCAAATTCTCTCATCAGCCAGGTCTTGCCCACCTGACGGGCGCCGCGTATGATCAGAGGCTTGCGACGGCGTTTCGCTTTCCACGCCTTCAAGTATTCCATTGCCGTACGATACATAGTGATCACTCCGCATAAAATCTAACCACATTATAGCATATAATAACAAAAAATCAAGCGATTTTTTGCACCCGTATTTTTTGCACCTGAAAATCATAAAGTCTTGGAGAGGTGATGGTGATGGAAAGTGTGCGAAGAGACATTCTAGCCGCTTTGCTGAAACGGCTTTTTGCACGGGGACTCATTGCGGAGTCGACATACCAAGCGGCCAGAAATTCTCTGGATTCTTCCCTGAGTGGGCCGAAGGCATGTTTGACAGAGGGGGCGACGGCGGATGGAGGTTCGAAAAATACGGGCTGAAATGCGGCAGGGACGGTCGATTTTCGACCTGCCGCTGCGAGTTACCTTCTACGCGAGGGTGTCCACAGAAAAATGCGAACAGCTCAACAGCCTTGAAAACCAGATACAGTATTATACGGAGCTGATTGAAAGCCAAGCAAATTGGACATACGTCGAAGGGTATGTCGACGAGGGAATCAGCGGGACAAGTACAAAAAAGCGGGATCGTTTCAATCGGATGATAGCGGACGCCAAAGCGGGGCGCTTTGACTTCATCATCACGAAGGAAATATCCCGCTTTTCACGCAGTACGCTGGACAGCATCCGGTACACGCAGGAACTTCTGGAACACGGCGTGGGCGTACTGTTCCAGAACGACAACATCAATACGCTGGACTCGGACAGCGAGTTTCGGCTGGTCGTCATGGCCGGCGTCGCCCAAGACGAAGTGCGCAAACTCTCCGAACGCCTGCAATTTGGTTTTCGCCAGTCCATCCGTAACGGCCGCGTGCTGGGCAACGACAAGATATGGGGCTATGACAAAAAAGACTGCCAATTGACCGTCAACGAAGAAGAAGCGGAAGTGGTGCGTCTTATCTTCGATCTTTATGCCCAGCAGGGTTTGGGCCTCCGCCGTTTGTCACGGACGCTCTATAACATGGGTCACACCAGCCGCAAGGGCAACGAGTTTAACGTGCTGACGATCCGACACATCCTCACAAACCCCAAGTACAAGGGTTGGTACTGCGGCCACAAGACGCAGTCCCTCGACTATCGCAGCAAAAAAACCGCCTGCCTCGATGAAAGCGAATGGATTACCTATCCGGACCCGAATGTGCCCGCCATCGTCTCCGAGGCGCTCTGGGACAGGGCCAATGCCCTTTACAAATCCCGCGGCGCGCAGATGAGGTCCCATCAGAGCGCGGCGACATTTCACAACCGCTATGCTTACAGCGGCAAGCTCATCTGTGAAGAGCACAAAACCGGCTTCCACCGGCGGGTGCTCAAAAGTGCCGGTGGAAGCAAAGAGGTTTGGCAGTGCCGCGTTTACCGCCAGCGCGGGCGCGCGGCCTGCGCCGCGCCGCAGCTTCGGACGGCGGAACTGGATGAGATCATGGCGAAGATTTTTACCGGTCTCATACGAGATCCCAAAGCCATTGTTGACGCACTCGCCGCCGTCATCCGAAATGTATCCGACGAACGCGGCTGCGAGCGTGACACCGCGAAACTGGAAGCAGAGATGACTCGGATACAGGCAAAAAAAGAGCGTTTGTTGGAGATGAGCGTGGCGGACGCTCTCAGCATATCGGAATTTAAAAGCCGCAACGACAGCTGCAACAAACAGCTGTTTGCAACAAAAAAAAAGCTGGACGCCCTGCAGGCTGAACGGACAAAGTCCGCCGCCACAGAGAATCCGGCGTCAATCAAGGCCGCCCTTCAGCGGGAACTTAATTTTGCCGACGGCATCCACTCCGAGCTGGTGGTAAGCATATTGGACCGTATCGTAGTCAAGAAGGACAGTACCAAAGAGGATATCCACTTGGAAATCCACCTGAAGTGCGGACATCCGCGGGATGTGCGTTTTCGGCGGGAAAAATCGTCCCTCCGCTTGATGTGTTTTTAATGACGTGTGCGACAAGACGCATATTTTTTTCGATCAGCAGCGCACGCATGCTCAGGTCCCCGGCGGCAAGTCGTTCGAGCGCCTCCTTCTCCTCCCGCGCGGAGAGCGGGCGCGGGAAAGATCCCGTCGGTCCGCCCAGGCGCAGCGACAGGGAGAGTCCGTGCATGAGCAGCAGCAGCGCGATAGAGAACATATCGGCCTCCTCCTTGCGCCTCACGGCGCAAGGGAGGGCGGCGGCTCAGCGCCGCGCGCCCTCCCTACTGTTGGTCGCGGGAGGGAGGCCTGCCCGGGACTGCCAGCCCCCCGCGTAATGTACTCTATGAGGCGGGTCGATTGTCCTATACGGTTTTTTTGCCCGCCGCCGGCCCGGGCTCTCAGCTCTATACGGTGACCTTGTCCTGCGCGGGAAGCAGACCGGTGAGTTCCCGACAGACGTCGGCGGCGGTGTCGTAATCGAAGGACGCCACCAGTTCGCAGAGCGCAGCCAGCCGTTCCTCCATCAACTCGTTGTAGGCGGCGTGCCGCAGGGCAGCAGCGGCGGCGTCCGCCCGGTCCGTGTCGCACTCAAGGCAAGCCTGTGCCAGCGTGTCCAGCGTCTCCCGCAGCCGGCCGGTATCGATGGCCTGTTTCTCTTCGGTCCCGACGGCCTCCGTGAGAGACGTCTTCGCCAGCGCCGCGCCAAAGTCCTCCGCAGCGCGGCAGAAAGGGTCCGTCTGCCGCCGCGTCGTGTCTTCGTCGCCGTCTTTGGCCGCCTGCTCCAGCCGAAACGCCCATTCGGCCAAAGACGCGTGACCCAGGTTGGCACAGACACCCCGCATCGCGTGTACCGCGATCGCGTAGTCGCTCCACCGCTTGTCTCCGGCAAAGGCGCGGAGATCGGCGAGCCCCTGCGAAAGTCCTTTGCAAAACTGGCGCAGCACCCGAATGTAAGTCTCGCGGTGGCCATTCACATGGGAGAGGCCGGCCTCTACGTCCAGCCCCTCGACATTGGCGAGTACGGCCAGCAACGGTTCGTACCGGCTGCCCTCCGCCGGCGCTTCGTCGGCGCCGTCTATCGATTCTGTTCGGCTGATCTTGTCGGCCGGCAACCAGCGGGCTAGGATCTTATTCATCTCCGGGGCTTCGATGGGCTTTAACAGATAATCATTCATGCCGGAGGAGAGAAAAAGTTCGCGGCTGTCGCCCACCGCGTTCGCGGTCAGCGCGATGATGGGCAGATCTTCATAGCGCCCACCCAGTGCTCGGATGTGTGTGGTGGCCTCGACGCCGTCCATGATCGGCATCATGTGGTCCATGAATACGAGATCGTAGGCCTCCGCCTGCACCTTTTCGATGGCCTCCACGCCGTTGACCGCCGTGTCCGCCTTGATGCTGTGCGTCGCCAAAAAGCCGAGGGCTACGGTGAGATTGATCGAGTTGTCGTCCACCACCAGAATCTTGGCTTCCGGCAACGCGATGACGCGTCGGACGTCGCCCTCAAGAACCAGATTGGCGGGATTGCCCTCGATAAGCGGCAGCAGGATCGTGAAGACGGACCCTTTGCCGTACTCGCTGGAGATCAGAATCTTGCCCTCCATCATGTCCACAAGCCGTTTGGTGATCGAGAGCCCCAGGCCGGTGCCAACGATACTGCGGTTTTTGACATTGTCGAACTGCTCAAAAGCGTCGAACAATTTGGGGATATTCTCCGGCTGGATCCCGATGCCCGTGTCTTCCACCCGGATCGAGAGGACGTCGCGGCCGTCGTCCCCGGGCACCCGGCGCACGTCCAGCAGCACATGGCCCGCACGCGTGTACTTGAGGGCGTTGTTTAAGATGTTGGTGACCACCTGCCGAATGCGCACTTCGTCTCCAAACAGGACCTGCGGGACGTCGTCCTCCAGATGGCAACGGAATTGCACCGGTTTTTCCGACGCTGTGAACTTCATGAGCGAACAGAGGTTGTCGTACATGATGAAGAAGTCGAAATCCGCGGGAACCAAGTCGAGTTTTCCGGCTTCGATCTTCGAAAAATCCAGAATGTCGTTGATGATCTGCAACAAAAAATGAGACATTTTGCGGATGTCGGAAAAGTAGCGCTGCTGTACCTCATCCAGATTTTCGGTGTGCACCAGGGCGCTCATGCCGATGATCGCGTTCATCGGCGTGCGGATCTCGTGACTCATGCTGGCCAGGAAATCGCTCTTGGCCCGGTTGGCCTGTTCGGCCTGCTTTTTGGCCCGCAGCAGATCGGTGGTGTCGTTGAGCTGTAAGAGGATGCCGTCAAAGTCACCCCCTTTGTCGAACATCGGCGACGTGTGGACGATGTAGTTGCGAACGTCGCCGCGGCGCCCCAGATCGATCACGATCTCCGCGTGGATGATCCGGTTTTCCTCCAGGGCGCGCATAAGCATCCGGTTCGTTTGGTCAAGCAGCGACTCGTCGTCCATGGCCATCCGATAGACCTCTTCGTAGGTGCGCCCGTTGATCCACCCGAAATTCTCGATTCCGGCCGCCTTGAGGAAGGAATCCGTACAATAGGCAAAACGGCCGTCTTTGTCAAGCAGGATGATGATGTCCTCGCAGTGCGCGAGCAACATGTTCAAATACTTCTCCTGCCGAGACTTCTCGGTGAGCAGGGCGTTCGTGAAACGCGTGCGCACGGCAAACGCGCGTTCCATGCGGTTCATGGTTTGAAGCGATACGTCCATCTTCCGGTTCAGCTTGGCAATCTGCCTGGTGAGCGCCGCATTTTCCGCGCGCAGGCGCGCCAACTCGTCTTCGGCCGACTCCGCGGTCGTCTCCGGGGCGGTGTTGACTCTCTCGTCCATAGTCGGCTCCTTTAATAACGTGGGTTGCACCTGCAACCCACAACCCAAATTCTTGTTTTTGTTGCCGCGAAGCGGCAACAAAAACTATAATATAGATCAAAAGATCACGCAAGGCCGAGCACGCGCCGCACCTTTTCCCGCAGGGCCTGCGAATCAAACGGCTTGACCAGATAGTCCTTCGCGCCGACTTTGGCCGCGCGGGCGATGAAATCCCGCGTGGCGTGCGCGGTTACAAAAATAACCGGGATATCTCGGAAATCCGGGCTCTTTTGCAGCTCGTTCATCACGTCGAACCCCGAGAGCCCCGGCATCTCGATGTCCAGCAAGATGAGATCAACCTGGATGCGCGCGAGCGCCGAGAGAGCCATTTGGCCGGACTTGGCCAGTCGCACCGAGAACTCATCGGAGAGGAGACTCTGGAGGATTTGCAGATTGGTCGGCATATCGTCCACCGCCAGAATGATTTTTTTGTTTTCCAAAGAATCGCCTCCTACGATATAGGTGTGCCGACTTCCCTGAGCCCCGGTGCGCCCAGAGAATAAACACACCCGCTTATACTATACTAAAGCCGCCGGGGAATGTCAATTTATTTCAGAGGCGCCCTTCAGTGCGCGTCGATGGAAACCGGAGCGTTTAAGTCCGTGATGTTGTGCATCAGGTACTCGCCCAATCGCTTTTGGTACCGGTCGAGCATTGTGATATGGCTTGTATCGGCGTCGATCAGCCAGATCATAAAGGCGAAGCAGCGAAGCATGACACGGTACATGGCCATCTCCTGGATGTCCATCGGTGCGAACCGGCCGATCTCCACCGCCCGCTCGAAGACATGCGATACATACTGCAGACTGGAGTCCCAGAAGATGAGCTGAAAGATCTCCTTCGCGTGGTCGTCGATGAACGCGCGCTGAAAGATGATCTTGGTACAGGTGAGCATCAACTCCCGGTACTCCGGCCTGAAATCGTAATAGACGCAGTCGAAGATCTCCTGCAGAGTACCGTTGCGCAAGATTGGCTCAAGTTCATCCACGGTGGGTCTATCCACCGTATAATAGTGGGCGAAGAAGTCGTAGATGGCGTCCAGAATTTCCTGTTTGGACTTGAAATGGTTGTAGAACGCACTCTGTGTGATGCCGACTTGGTCTGTGATGTCCTTCACCTTGACAGTGTCGTAGGAGTGGGTGGAGAAGAGCTCCACCGCTTCTTCGAAGAGCTTCTTTTTTGTACCGCGAAACATGAGATGCGACGTGTTGGAGCGGATGGGGCAGGGGGTGGCGGACGGAATGAACCAAATGCCGCCGCGCTTCACAGCATCTGGAATTTTCTCATTTCGGCACAGACGCTGGACATATTTGTCCGAAATATCCCATCTCTTTGCGATCTCTTCCACGGTCAGGTAATCAAACATGGACATTCCTCCGAAATCTGAAATTTTTGAAATTAATGATATAGCTGTTCAAATTGATCTCTCATGAAGACAAGATTGTAATATTGCATTCATATTATAACACCTTATCCTGGAAAAATCAAATGATTTTCCACGTGTTTATACTTTGTTCAAAAATAGAGGCGCCCGATTGCACATGAGGCGGTCTTGTGATATACTGGACAAAACGGGGAGGGAGTGGACGATGAAGCTGGTATCGTGGAATGTCAACGGGCTGCGCGCCTGTCTGGGCAAGGGTTTTTTGGAGAGCGTTCGGGCGCTGGACGCGGACGTTTTTGCGCTGCAGGAGACCAAGATGGCGCCCGGCCAAGCGGAGATCGACATGCCCTGTTACGCGGAGCATTGGAACACGGCGTGCAAAAAGGGCTACTCCGGCACGGCGGTGTTCACGCGCGTGCCGCCGCTGTCCGCCGCGACGGACATGGGCGTGGCTGAACACGATAAAGAAGGTCGGATCATCACATTGGAGTTTCCGTCTTTTTTCTTTGTGAACGTTTACACGCCCAACGCACAGCGGGATCTCGCGCGGCTTGCGTACCGCATGCGCTGGGAGGACGATTTTAGGGCATTTTTATGCGGCCTGGATGCGCAAAAGCCCGTGGTTGTCTGCGGAGACTTAAATTGCGCCCATCAAGAGATCGATCTCAAACATCCGGCCGCCAACCGCCGCAACGCCGGGTTCACGGACGAGGAGCGTGCCAAGCTGACGGCACTGCTGGAAGCGGGATTTGCCGATACCTTTCGTACGCTCTACCCGGACAGGCGCGACGCTTACACTTGGTGGTCGTACTTTTCTCAGGCACGCACACGAAATGTGGGCTGGCGCATCGACTATTTTCTGGTGTCCCGGCGCCTGCTGCCCCATGTGCGGGAGGCCGCCATCCACCCCGACGTCCACGGCAGCGATCACTGCCCGATATCTTTGACAATTGACGACAATTGATGATTGATGTGATGGAATGACAGGGGAGGGTGGCGTTGATGAGGCGTGTTGCGGCGGTGGTTGTTTTGTTGGCGTTTGCGATTGGGGGGGCCCGGGGCCGGCCGGCGCGGGCCGCGGCCGATTTTGCGGATGTGCCGTCGGACCACTGGGCGGCGGCGTACATACGTGAACTGCGCGATCTTGGCGTCACAGACGGCGTGGGCGACAACCAGTTCGGCCTCGGCCGGTCCGTCACGCGGGCTGAGTTCGCGTCGTTTTTGTGCAAACTCATGCGCTGGGAGGAGATTCGGCCCGCACAGGGGCACTTTGAGGACAGCCGCGACGGCGCGTGGTACTACGGATTTATCGAAACGGCGCTCGCGCACGGGGCCATTGCGGCGGATGCGCCGCGGTTCAGGCCGGATGAGCCCATCACGCGGGAGGACATGGCGGTGATGGTCGTGCGCACGCTGGGTTATGACGCATTGGGGATACGCCTGGCTGTACTCGGCAGCCCATTTCCGGATGTGACGGGGCATGCCGGGTACATCACGGCGGCCAAAGATCTGGGCATCATCGACGGTATGAGCCCCACACGCTTTGCGCCCGGTGAGACCGCCCTGCGTGAACACGCGGCGGCCATGATGATGCGGATGTACCGGCTGGAACAAAATCGGGCCGGTTTTTCCAACGCCTTCTATGCAGTTCGCTCCGCCGGGCAGATGGACCTGGTGTCCTCGTTTGACGCGGTGAGCTTCGGCTGGAGCCGGCTGACGCTGTCCGGCGGGGTTTTGACGCTCGACAGCGCCGCGTCGGGCGGCAGCGAGTATGCCGTACCGGACGGCTACGAAGAGCCGTTCGGCAAAGCCTCGGGAGAGACCCTGCTGATGGCCGCGGTGAGTGCGGCGGACAGTGTGGCGATCATCGGCGACGGCGCGCTCCGGGCGCGGGCGGCACAGCTGCTGGCGGACGCGGCGCGCGACGGGGTCCCAGCCGCGTCGGGCGGGCGGCCTGTCTTCGATGGGATCGTCGTCGATTTCGAGACGCTGCGCGGGGTGCAGGCGCAAAACGACTTCAATCGTTTCCTCACCGATCTGCGGGCGCGGATGCCCGCGGGCCGGCGCCTCTACGTAGCCGTTCACCCGCGGCGGCGGCCCGGCGTGGCCGTCTATGACGGTTATGACTATCGGACAATCGGCGCGCTGGCGGACAAAGTGATCTTGATGGCACACGACTATTATCCCAAGCGTCTGACCCAGGCCGAGCGGGAGGCCGGTGTGACGCATACGCCGGCGGCGCCGCTGGATGAAGTATATTACGCGCTGCGCGCGATCTGCGACCCCGACACGGGGGTGGCGGACCGGAGCAAGGTTCTGCTGCAGATTTCTTTTGACGCCGTGCAGTGGAAGATGCAAAACGGCGTGATTCTCAACGAGACGCCTTACGCGCCCGCGTACAGCGCCATTGAAGCCCGTATTCAGGCCGGAGCCTCCGTCACGTTCGACCCGGTGGCTCAGAGCCCGTGCGTCGCCTTCCGCGACACGCAAGACAAGACCGACAATATTATATGGTACGAGGACGCCCGCAGCGTGAAAGCCAAGGCCCAACTGGCCGCGCGCTTCGGCCTCGGTGGTCTGTCATACTGGCGCCTGGGACTCATCCCAGACGGGATCGTCGTCGACTGACCATATCCGTCTGCTGCGTCGCCGCTCTCCCCAACTATACAAAATAAAAATTTTGTATAGTTGGGGAGAAGGATTCAAGACGACCATGCCAGGCACAGT contains:
- a CDS encoding response regulator; the protein is MENKKIILAVDDMPTNLQILQSLLSDEFSVRLAKSGQMALSALARIQVDLILLDIEMPGLSGFDVMNELQKSPDFRDIPVIFVTAHATRDFIARAAKVGAKDYLVKPFDSQALREKVRRVLGLA
- a CDS encoding TetR family transcriptional regulator, whose product is MFDYLTVEEIAKRWDISDKYVQRLCRNEKIPDAVKRGGIWFIPSATPCPIRSNTSHLMFRGTKKKLFEEAVELFSTHSYDTVKVKDITDQVGITQSAFYNHFKSKQEILDAIYDFFAHYYTVDRPTVDELEPILRNGTLQEIFDCVYYDFRPEYRELMLTCTKIIFQRAFIDDHAKEIFQLIFWDSSLQYVSHVFERAVEIGRFAPMDIQEMAMYRVMLRCFAFMIWLIDADTSHITMLDRYQKRLGEYLMHNITDLNAPVSIDAH
- a CDS encoding S-layer homology domain-containing protein produces the protein MRRVAAVVVLLAFAIGGARGRPARAAADFADVPSDHWAAAYIRELRDLGVTDGVGDNQFGLGRSVTRAEFASFLCKLMRWEEIRPAQGHFEDSRDGAWYYGFIETALAHGAIAADAPRFRPDEPITREDMAVMVVRTLGYDALGIRLAVLGSPFPDVTGHAGYITAAKDLGIIDGMSPTRFAPGETALREHAAAMMMRMYRLEQNRAGFSNAFYAVRSAGQMDLVSSFDAVSFGWSRLTLSGGVLTLDSAASGGSEYAVPDGYEEPFGKASGETLLMAAVSAADSVAIIGDGALRARAAQLLADAARDGVPAASGGRPVFDGIVVDFETLRGVQAQNDFNRFLTDLRARMPAGRRLYVAVHPRRRPGVAVYDGYDYRTIGALADKVILMAHDYYPKRLTQAEREAGVTHTPAAPLDEVYYALRAICDPDTGVADRSKVLLQISFDAVQWKMQNGVILNETPYAPAYSAIEARIQAGASVTFDPVAQSPCVAFRDTQDKTDNIIWYEDARSVKAKAQLAARFGLGGLSYWRLGLIPDGIVVD
- a CDS encoding response regulator → MDERVNTAPETTAESAEDELARLRAENAALTRQIAKLNRKMDVSLQTMNRMERAFAVRTRFTNALLTEKSRQEKYLNMLLAHCEDIIILLDKDGRFAYCTDSFLKAAGIENFGWINGRTYEEVYRMAMDDESLLDQTNRMLMRALEENRIIHAEIVIDLGRRGDVRNYIVHTSPMFDKGGDFDGILLQLNDTTDLLRAKKQAEQANRAKSDFLASMSHEIRTPMNAIIGMSALVHTENLDEVQQRYFSDIRKMSHFLLQIINDILDFSKIEAGKLDLVPADFDFFIMYDNLCSLMKFTASEKPVQFRCHLEDDVPQVLFGDEVRIRQVVTNILNNALKYTRAGHVLLDVRRVPGDDGRDVLSIRVEDTGIGIQPENIPKLFDAFEQFDNVKNRSIVGTGLGLSITKRLVDMMEGKILISSEYGKGSVFTILLPLIEGNPANLVLEGDVRRVIALPEAKILVVDDNSINLTVALGFLATHSIKADTAVNGVEAIEKVQAEAYDLVFMDHMMPIMDGVEATTHIRALGGRYEDLPIIALTANAVGDSRELFLSSGMNDYLLKPIEAPEMNKILARWLPADKISRTESIDGADEAPAEGSRYEPLLAVLANVEGLDVEAGLSHVNGHRETYIRVLRQFCKGLSQGLADLRAFAGDKRWSDYAIAVHAMRGVCANLGHASLAEWAFRLEQAAKDGDEDTTRRQTDPFCRAAEDFGAALAKTSLTEAVGTEEKQAIDTGRLRETLDTLAQACLECDTDRADAAAAALRHAAYNELMEERLAALCELVASFDYDTAADVCRELTGLLPAQDKVTV
- the xth gene encoding exodeoxyribonuclease III, coding for MKLVSWNVNGLRACLGKGFLESVRALDADVFALQETKMAPGQAEIDMPCYAEHWNTACKKGYSGTAVFTRVPPLSAATDMGVAEHDKEGRIITLEFPSFFFVNVYTPNAQRDLARLAYRMRWEDDFRAFLCGLDAQKPVVVCGDLNCAHQEIDLKHPAANRRNAGFTDEERAKLTALLEAGFADTFRTLYPDRRDAYTWWSYFSQARTRNVGWRIDYFLVSRRLLPHVREAAIHPDVHGSDHCPISLTIDDN